A window of Choloepus didactylus isolate mChoDid1 chromosome 21, mChoDid1.pri, whole genome shotgun sequence contains these coding sequences:
- the LOC119517901 gene encoding olfactory receptor 8K5-like, producing MGQQNLTVLPEFILLGVTSHPELQGPLFGVFLLIYMVTVVGNLGMIILTKVDSYLHTPMYFFIRHLAFIDLGISTVICPKMLVNFVEKQNTISFHACATQLAFYLLFMISELFMLSAMAYDRYVAICNPLLYNATMTQRLCHVLVSIPYLCSTFQSLMVTIKIFTLSFCGSNVISHIYCDDVPLASMLCSNAQELGLLILIFAAFDLISSLLLVIVSYMLILIAIFQMHSAKGRKKAFSTCGSHLTVVVVFYGTLLFMYMQPKSIHSFESERMVSVFYTLVIPMLNPLIYSLRNKEVKNAFYRVFKIP from the coding sequence ATGGGCCAACAGAACCTGACAGTGCTGCCTGAATTCATTCTACTGGGAGTCACAAGTCACCCTGAGCTGCAGGGTCCCCTTTTTGGGGTCTTTCTACTCATCTACATGGTCACAGTGGTGGGCAACCTGGGCATGATCATCCTGACCAAGGTGGACTCCTACCTCCACACACCTATGTATTTCTTCATCAGACACCTGGCTTTCATTGATCTTGGCATTTCTACTGTCATTTGTCCCAAGATGCTGGTAAATTTTGTTGAGAAGCAAAATACCATTTCCTTTCATGCCTGTGCCACACAACTGGCCTTTTACCTTTTGTTCATGATCAGTGAGCTTTTCATGTTGTCagccatggcctatgaccgctatgtggccatctgtaacccTCTGCTCTATAATGCTACCATGACTCAGAGACTTTGCCATGTGCTTGTGAGTATCCCCTACCTCTGCAGCACCTTTCAGTCTCTGATGGTCACCATTAAGATTTTTACTTTGTCCTTTTGTGGTTCTAATGTCATTAGTCATATCTACTGTGATGATGTTCCCTTGGCATCCATGCTCTGCTCCAATGCACAAGAACTAGGATTACTGATTCTAATATTTGCAGCATTTGATTTGATTTCCTCCCTTCTCTTAGTCATAGTGTCCTACATGCTGATACTGATAGCCATATTTCAAATGCATTCAGCAAAGGGCAGGAAAAAAGCTTTCTCCACATGTGGTTCTCACCTAACTGTAGTGGTTGTGTTCTATGGAACTCTTCTATTTATGTATATGCAACCTAAATCTATTCACTCTTTTGAAAGTGAGAGAATGGTCTCTGTGTTTTACACTTTAGTCATCCCTATGCTTAACCCCTTGATATACAGCCTAAGGAACAAAGAGGTAAAAAATGCTTTCTACAGAGTCTTTAAAATTCCATGA